A genomic segment from Fusarium fujikuroi IMI 58289 draft genome, chromosome FFUJ_chr04 encodes:
- a CDS encoding related to monocarboxylate transporter 2: MDRSRSTSPTLFREGAATPDIESAPTSVPPSQIDLSTGPDNEKQLEKRDIESDVGAWLCVFASMLFLISSYGFMNSLGTIQSHLTLNELNGYSVSQVGWISGTYLFLSLIFNFQIGSILDRYGPQILGPIAAAFSTVTFLLLAECTQYWHFILCLGLFGSIGSGIGAVTAIGVIGKLFTRRRGLAMGIAVMGTSLGGIIYPMMLRATFGKLGWAWSMRLVALVIACITSLGVLCYLPFRRLTEGRSTAQRPQSFSLDLSAFNSLSFIVTALGICMVEFVNYGISGLLPTIARGAGFSTEDGYTLLSILGACSCIGRFSIGFVGDKVGPFNVMITTMLVILVFISSIFIPFSTTSAPLMYTFSALWGYCSGSFYVLSPLCTGKTCEPQDYARYFGSTNMCVAVALLLANPLSGILLEKLGAQLLGCFYLAIIVLAAIFFVTGRSLLPGKWPILRRRL; this comes from the exons ATGGATCGATCAAGGTCGACCTCACCTACTCTATTCCGCGAGGGCGCGGCAACTCCAGACATCGAAAGCGCACCAACTTCGGTACCTCCGAGCCAGATAGACCTTTCCACTGGCCCAGATAACGAAAAACAACTGGAAAAAAGAGATATCGAGTCAGACGTCGGTGCCTGGCTCTGCGTCTTTGCATCTATGCTATTCCTGATATCTTCCTATG GATTTATGAACTCCCTCGGGACAATCCAATCCCATCTCACTCTCAACGAGTTGAACGGCTATAGTGTTAGTCAAGTCGGATGGATATCAGGAACTTACCTCTTCCTGtcgctcatcttcaacttccaaATCGGCTCTATCCTAGATCGCTATGGTCCTCAGATCCTCGGCCCGATCGCCGCCGCCTTCTCCACCGTTACATTCCTGCTACTAGCTGAATGTACGCAATATTGGCACTTCATCCTCTGTCTCGGCCTTTTTGGCAGTATCGGGAGCGGGATCGGTGCTGTCACGGCTATCGGCGTCATCGGCAAGCTTTTCACTCGCCGTCGCGGCCTTGCCATGGGTATTGCTGTTATGGGCACTTCGCTTGGTGGCATTATTTATCCCATGATGCTACGCGCTACTTTTGGCAAGCTTGGTTGGGCTTGGTCGATGAGGCTTGTTGCGTTGGTCATCGCGTGCATCACGTCACTCGGCGTCTTATGCTATCTCCCGTTCCGACGACTCACCGAGGGACGATCAACAGCTCAAAGACCCCAGAGCTTCAGTCTAGATTTATCAGCCTTCAACTCGTTAAGCTTTATTGTCACTGCCCTTGGTATCTGCATGGTTGAGTTTGTCAACTACGGAATCAGTGGCTTGTTACCAACTATCGCAAGAGGAGCAGGGTTTTCCACCGAGGATGGATATACTCTTCTATCCATCCTGGGTGCCTGCTCTTGCATCGGCCGTTTCTCGATTGGGTTCGTGGGAGACAAGGTTGGACCATTCAATGTTATGATCACCACGATGCTAGTCATTCTGGTGTTCATCTCGTCCATTTTTATCCCATTTAGCACCACCTCAGCTCCTCTCATGTATACCTTTAGTGCACTCTGGGGATACTGTTCTGGATCTTTCTACGTCCTATCACCAT TATGTACCGGAAAGACTTGTGAGCCTCAAGATTATGCGCGATATTTTG GCTCTACAAACATGTGTGTGGCTGTCGCCCTGCTCCTTGCCAACCCACTAAGTGGAATCCTGCTCGAAAAGCTAGGCGCTCAACTCCTGGGTTGCTTTTACCTCGCTATCATCGTACTAGCTgccatcttctttgtcacAGGGCGATCACTGTTACCTGGAAAATGGCCCATCCTCCGCAGAAGGCTGTAA
- a CDS encoding related to integral membrane protein PTH11: MSGWTYNAPSGSPTDGPQITSIAVVFTAVALLTVLLRVYVRGFMLKSVGADDWIIIATWIASCGFAVVTVIQTKWGLGLKKLDDLPQQNYYNFMLLQFMGAPFYISSILGFKLSLLISYLRFMASGIWYKVTFGVAVACTLFHISFLIAQINLCTPVRKQWDLSITHGSCLKGVPMYTTMASITIVFDVVVMMLPFPTLLKLQMPNRKKVVLLGLFAMGIFISIIQIVRIQTIKSLSNLLDSAGLIKWSMVENNLGIIVACVPTLAPLVRYFSEQSRVGSRSRSKSQNNSGYALQSTYRKNLSRRSGLQPLGSGVDEQIGDSAEDILAKEDGIMRKTEIVISSAQGPADRGELTPGHYHGR, translated from the exons ATGTCAGGCTGGACTTACAACGCCCCGAGCGGCTCGCCAACCGATGGCCCTCAAATCACGTCCATCGCTGTCGTATTCACAGCTGTTGCGCTCCTTACGGTTCTCTTGAGAGTTTACGTCAGAGGGTTTATGCTCAAGTCGGTGGGAGCTG ATGACTGGATCATCATCGCGACATGG ATCGCGAGCTGCGGGTTCGCTGTTGTTACAGTGATAC AAACGAAATGGGGACTCGGATTGAAGAAACTCGATGACTTGCCTCAGCAAAACTACTACAACTTCATGCTG CTACAATTCATGGGCGCGCCATT TTACATCTCTAGTATCTTAGGGTTCAAGCTCAGCCTTTTGATCTCGTACTTGAGGTTCATGGCCTCAGGAATCTGGTACAAAGTCACTTTCGGCGTTGCTGTTGCCTGCACGTTGTTCCATATTTCGTTCTTGATTGCGCAGATTAACCTCTGTACACCT GTTCGAAAACAATGGGATTTGAGCATTACACACGGTTCTTGTCTCAAAGGCGTGCCTATGTACACCACCATGGCCTCAATCACCATCGTATTTGATGTCGTCGT CATGATGCTCCCTTTCCCGACATTACTCAAGCTCCAGATGCCGAACCGCAAGAAAGTCGTCCTTCTCGGTCTTTTCGCCATGgggatcttcatctccatcatccaaATCGTCCGCATCCAGACCATAAAATCCCTCTCCAACCTCCTCGACTCCGCAGGCCTCATCAAATGGTCAATGGTCGAGAACAACCTCGGAATAATCGTCGCCTGCGTCCCGACCCTCGCCCCTCTGGTGCGCTACTTCAGCGAGCAGTCCCGCGTCGGGAGTCGCAGCCGCAGCAAGTCACAGAACAATTCCGGTTACGCGTTGCAGTCGACCTACCGCAAGAACCTTTCCCGAAGAAGCGGACTGCAACCTTTGGGTAGTGGGGTTGATGAGCAGATTGGTGATAGTGCAGAGGACATTTTGGCCAAGGAGGATGGAATCATGCGCAAGACAGAAATTGTGATTAGTTCAGCTCAGGGACCGGCGGATAGGGGAGAGCTCACTCCGGGACACTATCATGGGAGGTAG
- a CDS encoding probable isoamyl alcohol oxidase yields the protein MKVTSFVTAAAAFSTAQAYVTTSSCKCFPGDACWPSDNQWKSLNTTVNGRLIKTVPLGSPCHDPTYDAAQCKYLQDQWQHPGIHMNSSSSVMAPWFANQSCDPFQPESRACELGNYVRYAVEAQTKADVVNTINFARNNNIRFVIRNTGHDYNGRSTGAGALSVWTHRLKDIQFKDYNANGYKGKAVTLGAGVQGFDILKAGNDAGYVVIGGECPTVGVTGGYTQGGGHSALSTSFGLSAQNTLEFEVVTADSGVVTASPTKNSDLFWALNGGGGGNWGVVLSMTVKAFPDAKVGAATLAFFNTNNDQATFYKAIETFHSKLPGMVDAGSMVVYYFTNTFFQIAPLTAFGKSQDEVQTLLAPFVSSLDGLGVNYTVKYSQSANYYNHYDTYFGPLPIGNIQVGIAQYGGRLIPRDTIVNNNDDLTQAAISIVEQGVTWIGVGTNVAPFSNTQKQSLLPAWNKALVHATLTTPWNFTAPWSEMLDLQNLMTDTIMPEIEAVTPGSGAYMNEADFRQPNFQSEFFGANYNKLLSVKAKWDKQGFFYARNAVGSEQWTVSDNGRMCRPKY from the exons ATGAAAGTGACAAGCTTCGTTACAGCCGCCGCGGCATTCTCCACTGCCCAAGCATATGTCACCACTTCTAGCTGTAAATGCTTTCCTGGTGATGCTTGCTGGCCTTCAGATAACCAATGGAAGAGTCTCAACACGACTGTGAATGGTCGTTTGATCAAGACTGTCCCATTGGGGTCGCCTTGTCACGATCCTACGTACGATGCTGCGCAGTGCAAGTACCTCCAGGACCAATGGCAACATCCCGGGATCCA CATGAACTCCTCGTCGTCTGTCATGGCTCCATGGTTCGCTAACCAGAGCTGCGATCCCTTCCAACCCGAGTCCCGTGCCTGCGAACTAGGGAACTATGTTCGCTATGCTGTCGAGGCGCAGACCAAGGCCGATGttgtcaacaccatcaacttTGCTCGCAATAACAACATCCGCTTCGTCATTCGCAACACTGGTCACGACTACAATGGAAGATCCACCGGTGCTGGTGCTCTCTCCGTCTGGACCCATCGTCTCAAGGACATCCAGTTCAAGGATTACAACGCCAACGGATATAAGGGCAAGGCCGTTActcttggtgctggtgtcCAAGGCTTTGACATTCTCAAGGCTGGAAACGATGCTGGTTATGTTGTCATTGGCGGTGAATGCCCTACCGTTGGTGTGACTGGTGGCTATACCCAAGGCGGCGGTCACTCTGCGCTCAGCACAAGCTTTGGTCTGTCGGCGCAGAACACTCTTGAGTTTGAAGTCGTCACAGCAGACTCTGGTGTTGTCACTGCTTCTCCTACCAAGAACTCCGATCTTTTCTGGGCTCTTAATGGTGGTGGCGGCGGCAACTGGGGCGTTGTCCTGTCTATGACTGTTAAGGCCTTCCCTGATGCCAAGGTTGGCGCTGCTACCCTTgctttcttcaacaccaacaacgaTCAGGCTACCTTCTACAAGGCCATTGAGACTTTCCACTCTAAGCTCCCTGGCATGGTTGATGCTGGATCTATGGTGGTCTACTACTTCACCAATACCTTCTTCCAGATTGCTCCTTTGACGGCCTTTGGCAAGTCTCAAGATGAGGTTCAGACCCTTCTTGCACCTTTCGTCAGCTCACTTGATGGTCTGGGCGTGAACTACACTGTCAAGTACAGCCAGTCAGCAAACTACTACAACCACTACGATACCTACTTCGGCCCTCTCCCCATTGGCAACATCCAAGTCGGGATTGCCCAGTACGGCGGTCGCTTGATCCCCCGTGATACTAtcgtcaacaacaacgacGACCTCACCCAAGCTGCTATCAGCATCGTCGAGCAAGGTGTCACGTGGATCGGTGTCGGCACCAACGTCGCACCCTTCAGCAACACTCAGAAGCAGTCCCTTCTGCCAGCCTGGAACAAGGCCCTCGTGCACGCCACTCTCACTACACCATGGAACTTCACTGCTCCCTGGTCAGAGATGTTGGATCTTCAGAACCTCATGACTGATACAATCATGCCTGAGATTGAAGCTGTCACGCCTGGCAGTGGAGCGTACATGAACGAGGCGGACTTCCGCCAGCCCAACTTCCAGTCGGAGTTCTTTGGAGCCAATTACAACAAGCTGTTGTCTGTAAAGGCCAAGTGGGATAAGCAGGGATTCTTCTATGCCAGGAATGCAGTTGGCAGTGAACAGTGGACTGTTAGCGATAACGGCCGAATGTGTCGGCCGAAGTATTAA